Sequence from the Desulfonatronum sp. SC1 genome:
CACGCCGCCAGCGTTCATTCTGAGCCAGGATCAAACTCTCCACTTAAAAATACCAAAACTCAAAATGAAAACATGGCTTAAACCATATTTTCTCTCCCCCCTCGCTATTTCATTGTCAAAGAACTCATACCCGACAACCACAAATCCGACCCGCACTCTCACCGGCCGGATGTGCTCGCCGCGAAACGACAGTATCTAAAAGAACTCGGCACCACTGTCAATAAAAATTTTCAGAAATTAAGGAAAATATTTTTTTCTTTAACAATTTCAGCTTAATTGCCGAAGACATTTTCTTACGAAAAAAAAGCCCTCCTCGGACAATCCGTGGAGGGCGTACACCACTAAGCAGGCCAGGACCAGAACTGTGGCCAAGCCTATTGTCAAACCTATGGAAAGACACTTCCAGCCGAGGCTCCGGCCAATTGGGCAAACGAAAACAACGTAGCTGGCGCGACACCGAGCCAGAGCACGGCAGCGGCGAGCAACCCGCCCCAGAGGAGGCCGGGGTTGGGCACGGCCAGTGTCTCGGCCGGTACATCGGTTGGGGCTTCGCGGGTGTAGGCGTGACGGACCAGGTTCAGGTAGTAGTAGATGGCGATGGCCGAATTGAGCACCGCGATGATCACCAGCCAGTGGTAGCCTTCCATCCAGGCCGAATTGAGCAGGAACAGCTTGCCCATGAATCCGGCGGTGGGCGGCAGGCCCACCAGGGCGAAAGCGGACACCGCCAAGACCAGGGCCAAGCCCGGGGAGCGCTGGTACAGGCCGTTTAAGTCGTCCAACTTAAGGTTGCGTCCGTCCGTGGACAGGCGGCAGATCACCCAGAAGCAGGCCAAGTTCATCAGCAGGTAGACCACGGCGTAAAACGCGGCGGCAGAGAGTCCGGCGGGCGTCCCGGCCACGATGCCCAACATCACGTATCCAGCGTGGGAAACCGAGGAGTAGCCAAGGAGGCGCTTCAAGTCGCTTTGGACTAGGGCGGAAAGGTTCCCGAAGGTCATGGACACCGCGGCCAGCACGGCCAGCAGCATGGTCACTTCCATGCTCGGATCCAGAAGCGAGGACATGCGCACCAGAACCACCACAGCGCCCAGCTTGGGCAGGGTGGCCACGAAGGCCGCAGTCTCGTTGGACGCTCCTTCGTAGACGTCCGGGCACCAGAAGTGCAGCGGGAACAAGGCCAACTTGTAGAACAGAGCCCCCAGGAACAGGGCGATGCCGATCAGCGCCGCCGGGGTTTCGGACCAGGACCAGGTCTTGGTCACCAGTTCGGCGAGGTAGGTGGTATGGTGGACCCCCAGGATGTAGGACAGCCCGTACATTGCCAGGGCCGTGACCACCGCGCCGAACAGGATGTACTTGATCCCGGCCTCGGCCGCGGCTGGTTCCTTGGAGCGTAGGGGGATCAGGGCGTAGAGGCTATAGGAGGCCAGTTCCAGGGCCAGAAAAATGGTCACCAGTTCCACGGCGCTGGAGAGCAGCATCAGCCCCAGGGCGCTGAGACAGAGAAACAGGAAGTAGTCCGGTCGCTTCTCCTCGGACAGCGTAGGCTGGTTCATGGCGTTCAGGCAGGTCACGGCCAAGCCCAGGAAGATGGCCAGCTTGAAGAACTGGGACAAGGCGTCCACCTGATACGCCCCGTAAAACATCAGGCCGGAGAATTGGAAGGACAGCGCGGCCACGCCGATGCCCACGCCCGCGGCCAGGGGCAGGTAGCGCAAAAATCGCCACCAGGACTGGGGCCCCACGGTCAAGACGAAGAGGCCGCCGATCAGGGTCAGCAGGTACAGTTCCGGGATGAACAGCTCTATTTGGAAGATCACTGGTCAGTACCTCGTGTTGCGGGGAGTTGAAAAACCTGGGCCGGTGGTTCGGGCTGAAGGGACGATTCCAGATGCAGGGCCTTGCGGGTTTCGTACTGGTTCAGGAGGTGGACCACCGAAGGGTTGATGGTTTTAAGGGCCAGGGTGGGCATCAAGCCCAGGTACAGCACAAGCACGGCCAAGGGTGCCAGGTAGACCCATTCACGGGCGTTCAGGTCCTTCCAGTTCGCTGCCTGGGACGGCTGGCCCCAGGCCAGTTTCAGGCCCAGGCGGAGCATGTAGGCCGCGGCCAGCATCACCCCGGGAATGGTCAACGCACCCAGGAGGTAATTGGCCTCGAACACGCCGATAAGCACCAGGGCCTCGGAAACAAAGCCGTTGGTTCCCGGAAAACCAAAGGAGGCGATGGCGAACAGGCCGAAGAAGAACATGTAGGCGGGCAGGTATTTGCCCAGGCCCATGTTGTCCGCGATTTCTCGGCTGTGGCTGCGTTCGTAGATCGCGCCTACGAGCATGAACAGCGCCCCGGTGGTGATCCCGTGGTTGATCATCTGCATGATCGCCCCTTCCACTCCGCGCATGGTGAAGACGAAGATGCCCAGGGTCACGAAACCCATGTGGGCCACGGAGGAATAGGCGATCAGCTTCTTCATGTCCTTCTGGCCCAAAGCGATGACTCCTCCGTAGAGGATGGAGACGATGGAGATGGTGATCATCAACGGCGCGAAGTACTCGCTGGCCGCGGGGGTCAGAGGCAGGCAGAAGCGTAGGAATCCGTAGGTGCCCATTTTCAGCAGGATCGAAGCCAGGAGCACCGAACCCGCGGTGGGCGCTTCCACGTGGGCCGCGGGCAGCCAGGTGTGGAACGGGAACATGGGCACCTTGATGGCAAAGGCCAGGGCCATGGCCAGGAAGGTCCAAAACTGGAAGTTGAAGGCGTACTCATGGGTCATCAGTTCCGGAATGGAGAAGGTCCCGGTATGCACGAAAAAGGCTACGATAGCCGCCAGGAAGAGCGTGCTACCGGCCAGGGTGTAGATGAAGAATTTCAGCGACGCGTAGCGCTTGTTGGGTCCGCCCCAGACCGCGATGAGCAGGAACATGGGGATGAGCATGGCTTCCCAGAAGATGTAGAACAGGACGAAGTCCAGGGCCGAGAAGATGCCCACGCAGGCCCCGATCATCAGCAGCAGGCAGAAGTGAAACTCCTTGACCCGTTTGCCGATGTAAGACCAGGAGCACAGCACGCAAAGGGGCAGGAGCAGCACGGTCAAAAAGATCATCAGGATGCTGATCCCGTCCACGCCCACATGGTAGTTCATGTTCCAGGCCGGTACCCAGGGCATGATCTCCACGAACTGGAAGTTCGCGGTGGAAAGATCAAACCGGAACAGCGGCGCGGCCAAGCCCATCTCGATCAGACCCACGACCAGTGTGTACAGGCGGACGGTCCGCTCGTCGCGAAGGAAGAACAGTCCGACAGCGGCCAGCAGGGGGAAGAAGATCAGGGCGCTGAGAACGGGGAACCCGGATTCAGTCATGTCGAGGCACCTTGGTTTGTAGGAGTCATAGGATGCATGGGGCTTTTAGGAGAGATACCAGACCAGCAGGGCAATGCCCGAGGCCAGGGCGATGGCCAGAGCCAGGTAATCCTGGAGGCGGCCGGTTTGGGCCGCAGTCAGGATGCC
This genomic interval carries:
- a CDS encoding NuoM family protein, with the protein product MTESGFPVLSALIFFPLLAAVGLFFLRDERTVRLYTLVVGLIEMGLAAPLFRFDLSTANFQFVEIMPWVPAWNMNYHVGVDGISILMIFLTVLLLPLCVLCSWSYIGKRVKEFHFCLLLMIGACVGIFSALDFVLFYIFWEAMLIPMFLLIAVWGGPNKRYASLKFFIYTLAGSTLFLAAIVAFFVHTGTFSIPELMTHEYAFNFQFWTFLAMALAFAIKVPMFPFHTWLPAAHVEAPTAGSVLLASILLKMGTYGFLRFCLPLTPAASEYFAPLMITISIVSILYGGVIALGQKDMKKLIAYSSVAHMGFVTLGIFVFTMRGVEGAIMQMINHGITTGALFMLVGAIYERSHSREIADNMGLGKYLPAYMFFFGLFAIASFGFPGTNGFVSEALVLIGVFEANYLLGALTIPGVMLAAAYMLRLGLKLAWGQPSQAANWKDLNAREWVYLAPLAVLVLYLGLMPTLALKTINPSVVHLLNQYETRKALHLESSLQPEPPAQVFQLPATRGTDQ
- a CDS encoding NADH-quinone oxidoreductase subunit N yields the protein MFQIELFIPELYLLTLIGGLFVLTVGPQSWWRFLRYLPLAAGVGIGVAALSFQFSGLMFYGAYQVDALSQFFKLAIFLGLAVTCLNAMNQPTLSEEKRPDYFLFLCLSALGLMLLSSAVELVTIFLALELASYSLYALIPLRSKEPAAAEAGIKYILFGAVVTALAMYGLSYILGVHHTTYLAELVTKTWSWSETPAALIGIALFLGALFYKLALFPLHFWCPDVYEGASNETAAFVATLPKLGAVVVLVRMSSLLDPSMEVTMLLAVLAAVSMTFGNLSALVQSDLKRLLGYSSVSHAGYVMLGIVAGTPAGLSAAAFYAVVYLLMNLACFWVICRLSTDGRNLKLDDLNGLYQRSPGLALVLAVSAFALVGLPPTAGFMGKLFLLNSAWMEGYHWLVIIAVLNSAIAIYYYLNLVRHAYTREAPTDVPAETLAVPNPGLLWGGLLAAAVLWLGVAPATLFSFAQLAGASAGSVFP